A single region of the candidate division WOR-3 bacterium genome encodes:
- a CDS encoding S41 family peptidase — protein sequence MRKTLILLGLILALILTTWFSAQLWAQRENVLQSLRLFSDILNLVSRHYVEEIKSEDLIKSAINGMLNELDPYSQYLDAAEYRELQVKTQAKFGGIGIQIGIRDNILTVISPIEGTPAYRAGLQAGDQIIEIDGEPTEGWSVSEAVKRIRGTPGTKIKIKIRREAIREEFEVTLVREIINIKSVPYAGMVKDDIGYVRLADFSQVARPELESALDSLVREGAKKFIFDLRGNSGGLLQEGFEVSNLFLPTGRTVVSVKGRDPRNNRDFVTKEDGKYLSQPLVLLVDRGSASASEIVAGCLQDWERAFVIGETTFGKGSVQTIHPLDESTALKLTTAYWFTPAGRSIHRPVKRDTMKEKTTKGYRTLGRLKREIYGKGGIAPDLYLPYPLLPKFIAKAGREIFFDFAVRYKAKHKEIKKPISVTPELLQEFQNFLQQKKIDFTSAEFDSAREIITQEIEREIAAKLEGTKGEYEVRLAYDPHIKKAVELLSLAQRQEDLFEK from the coding sequence TCTTAAATCTTGTCTCCCGCCATTATGTGGAGGAGATAAAGAGTGAGGATTTGATAAAGTCTGCCATCAATGGGATGTTAAATGAATTAGACCCCTATTCCCAATATTTAGATGCCGCTGAATATCGGGAATTACAGGTGAAAACCCAGGCGAAATTTGGCGGGATCGGTATCCAGATCGGCATCCGGGACAACATCCTAACTGTTATCTCCCCTATTGAAGGCACGCCAGCCTATCGGGCGGGTTTACAGGCGGGTGACCAGATAATTGAGATTGATGGCGAACCGACCGAAGGATGGTCTGTTTCCGAGGCGGTAAAAAGAATAAGAGGGACACCGGGCACAAAGATTAAGATCAAAATCAGGCGGGAAGCGATAAGAGAGGAATTTGAAGTCACTCTGGTAAGAGAGATAATCAATATCAAATCGGTTCCCTATGCCGGAATGGTAAAAGATGATATCGGCTATGTCCGCTTAGCAGATTTTTCCCAAGTCGCCCGCCCCGAATTGGAAAGCGCCCTTGACTCCTTAGTGAGAGAAGGGGCGAAGAAGTTTATCTTTGACCTGCGGGGTAATTCCGGAGGTTTATTACAGGAGGGTTTTGAGGTCTCCAACCTCTTTCTTCCCACTGGGCGCACTGTCGTCAGTGTGAAAGGAAGAGATCCGAGGAACAATCGGGATTTTGTGACAAAGGAGGATGGGAAATACCTATCCCAGCCGCTCGTTCTCTTGGTGGACCGGGGAAGTGCCTCGGCTTCGGAGATCGTGGCGGGCTGCCTCCAAGACTGGGAAAGAGCGTTCGTAATCGGCGAAACCACCTTCGGGAAAGGTTCGGTCCAAACTATCCACCCCTTAGACGAATCAACCGCTTTGAAATTAACCACCGCCTATTGGTTTACCCCCGCCGGTCGGAGTATCCACCGGCCGGTCAAAAGGGATACGATGAAAGAAAAGACCACCAAAGGATATCGCACCTTAGGGCGCCTAAAAAGAGAGATTTACGGAAAGGGCGGGATTGCTCCCGATCTCTACCTCCCCTATCCCTTATTACCAAAATTCATTGCTAAGGCCGGCCGGGAGATCTTTTTCGACTTTGCGGTAAGATATAAGGCGAAACATAAAGAAATAAAAAAACCGATTTCGGTCACCCCTGAACTCCTTCAAGAGTTCCAAAATTTCCTCCAGCAGAAGAAGATTGATTTCACCTCGGCGGAGTTTGATTCCGCCCGGGAGATTATCACCCAGGAGATTGAAAGGGAAATCGCAGCTAAATTAGAAGGGACAAAGGGTGAATACGAAGTCCGCCTCGCCTACGACCCCCATATAAAGAAAGCGGTTGAACTTTTAAGCCTTGCCCAAAGGCAAGAGGATCTATTTGAAAAGTAG